In the genome of Sporanaerobacter acetigenes DSM 13106, the window AGAATTCATGATATGAAAACACAAAGGACAGCTTCTGAAAGACCAAATAGCAATTTTACAATGATTAATCCTAAAAATGGAGAGGAATTTCCAGTTGATCCTAATGCAGTGTGGAGAATTACTGAAAAAGATTTTGATAAATATTATAAAGATAATCGTATAGTATTCCCTGGAGATTATGATTTTTTAAGAATAACGAACCCCAATATGAGATATTTTAAAGAAGATGATATGCTAAAAGATGGTGAGTTATTTGGTAGAGTTGCTTTTAGCACTAATCTACCGAGTGATGTTGGAATGTCAAAAGAGGGTACAGCAACTATTCAAGAATTATTTGGATATAAGGCTTTCGATAATCCAAAACCTCACCAATTAATATCATGGCTTATAGAAGCAGGTTCTGATGATGGTGATATAATCCTTGACTTCTTTTCAGGTTCTGCTACTACTGCACATTCAGTGATGGAGCTTAACGCAAATAATTATAATGAAAAAGGCAGAGGTAATCGCAAGTATATTATGGTTCAATTACCCGAAATTATAAAAAAGAACAAACCTGCATACGAAGCAGGATATCGTACTATTGATGAAATAGGTCGTGCTCGTATTGGAAAGACTGCAACTAAGATAAAAGAAGAAACAGGAGCAGATATTGATTATGGATATAAACTATACCGTTTAAATGAACCTTCAGATAAGACACTTGATAAAATAGTAGAATTTGATCCATATGAAACTCTTATTTTAGATGACATGACTAAAAGCTTTGAATTTGGTAATGTACCTGGCCGAGATACAATACTTGCAACTTGGATAAATATGGATGGATATGGCCTTGTTTCCCAAACGGGTAAAATACATTTACATCAATATGAAGCAGATATTATTGAAGATTCCTTGTATATCATAGACCCAGGACTTGCCACAGAAGATGTAATGGAGTTAATTAAAAAGATAGAAGATGGTTCTTTGAATATTTCTAGAATTGTCTTATATCCTTATTCCGTTGTATTCAATGTGGTACATGAATTGAAAAAGAATATTGTAAATTTAAGAAACAACAGAAATATCAATGTGATTGAGAGGTATTAATATGGATATACAATTAAAGCGATTACCTCATCAAATAGAATGCTTGAAAGCTATTACATCGGTTTTTGAAGATGTTCGTATTACGTCTAACAATCCCATCTATCAAAATCCAATTATTGATTTAAAAGATGATAGGATTATAGAAAATATTGATAGAATATGGGATGGCAAAGATTTAGACTTAAAACCAATACCAAAATCCATGAGAAGAAGGGTAGATGGTGAAATATTAGGTATTGATGCAAAACTTGAAACAGGTACAGGAAAAACCTATATCTATACAAGACTTATGTATGAATTACATAAAGAGTATGGATTCAATAAATATATTCTACTAGTACCATCTACCCCTATAAAAGAAGGTACCAGGAATTTTATAGAAGCGGATTACTCAATAAAACATTTTGCTGATTGTTACCCTTCTAGTACTTTGAAACTTAATGTACTAAATGCTCAAAAACCACAACGTTCAGGAAGAAAGATGTTTCCATCAAGTATATCTGAATTTACAAGAGGTAGTAGATTAGAGAGGAATAAAATCAATGTAATACTAATGTCTGATAGTATGCTATTGTCTAAAAAGACTATGGAAAGAGATGATTACGACCAGACCATATTTGGCTCTTATACACAACCCTATGAGGCTTTAAGAGAGACAAGGCCCATTGTTATTATAGATGAGCCCCATCGTTTTAAAAGAGAAAACAAGGCATTTAAATGCATAGAAGAAGAATTGAAACCACAATGTATTATTAGATTTGGAGCTACTTTTCCTGAAGACCCTGAAACCAAGGAAACTGATTATAACAATTTGGTTTATAATTTAGGGGCCTGTGAGGCCTTCAATGAAACTTTAGTTAAGGGAGTAGCTATTCAAACATTAGAAGATGCAAATGCAGATGATGGAAAAATTAAGCTAATGAATATGAGTTATAGACCACGTAAATGTATCTTTAGAGATGAAACTACTAAACAAAACTTCACAATGGAAGTTGGTGATTTCTTAAGCACTATAAATGATAAATTTGGTGGAATTTCTATTGAAGCCATTTGGCAGACTAATGATCCAAATATACCAAGGGGAGTAACTCTATCTAACGGGCAGATTTTGCAAAAAGGGGATATAATATATTCCTCTGTTTATGGTACAACCTATCAAGAACTAATGCTAAAACAAGCCATAGATAATCATTTTAAACATGAGAGGGAAAACTTCCTCAGGGGAAATAAGATTAAAACCTTGTCTCTATTTTTCATAGATAGCATTTATTCCTATCGTGGTGAGGACAATGATGGTACACTTAGGTTGAAATTTGAAGAAATGTTAGAAAAAAGGATTAAAGAGGAGATAAAAGATATAGAGTCTAGTGAAATCCATAGTCTAAGAATTCTAGAGTACAAGGAATATCTAGAAGCTTCATTAGAGGATATTAAGAAAACTAATGGTGGTTATTTTGCAGAAGATAATTCAACTAAGGATGAAGATATCCAAAATGAAGTAGACAAGATTTTACGAGACAAGAAATCTCTAATTTCATTTAAAAGTGAAACAGGAAAATGGAATACTATGAGGTTTATATTTTCGAAATGGACACTTAGAGAAGGGTGGGATAATCCCAATGTATTTCAAATTGCAAAATTAAGATCCAGTGGAAGTGAGATTAGCAAACTTCAAGAAGTAGGTAGAGGACTAAGACTTCCTGTAGATGAATATGGGCATCGAATGGAAGAAGAACAATTTTATCTAACCTACTTAGTAGACTATTCGGAGAAGTCCTTTGCAGAAAAACTGGTTTCTGAAATCAATGCTGACGCTAAGTTTTCAAACAATATAAGAGATTTAATTGGTAAGGTTGCTAAGGATAGAAATGTAGAAGAAAACAAACTATTTGGGGAACTTTTAATGGCAGGATTTGTTGATATGGATATGAATATCCTCCTAGAAAAACGAGATGAACTCTTAGAAAAATATCCTGAATTTAATATGGGACTTAAGCCAGACAAGGTTATCGATACTAGTAAGGGTAAAAGTTCCAAAGTAAAAATTCGACCAGAAAGGTTTAATGAAATAAAAGAACTTTGGAGTAAAATTAATCAAAAATACTATTTAGAATTAGAAGAAATATCTGATAAAGAATTGGAAAATGCAATTTTAGAAATTCTTGAATCGGGAGTATATGATAAAACAATAATATATGCTTCTGAAAGAAGGACAGAAAAAGGGAAAAATGAAGTAATTTTAAAAGAAGAAATTGCAGGTTATCATATTATCGATGAATTAATGCCCTATAATGAATTTTTAATAAGAGCTAATAAAGCTATGGGAGTGTCAATAGTAATACTTCATAAAGCAATTGTGGAATACTCAAAGAAAAATGGATTACAGAAGGATTTCTTTAACAAAATTACTTTACAAAACCTAATCGATGAATTTCAAGAATGGTTAGAAACAGCATTTTTAAAAAGATTTAGTTATAGGAAGATGGGAATAGAACCTAAAGAAACAGCCTTAACTGATATAAATGGAAAAGTTAAAGAATCCATTGTTCAAGGAAGTTTAGGAATTATGAAAGATGAAAGCGCTATAGTCCCCGAAAAATTTCTTTTTGATAGCTTTATATATGATTCACCAAAGGAGAGGGAAACCATTGCAAGAAGTGATATAGATGAGGTAATAGTATTTGGAAAGATACCAAGAAGAAGTATTCAAGTTCCCCTATACTATGGTGGTACAACTAGTCCAGATTTTATGTATGTGCTAAAGAAAAAAGATGGAGACTATGTGGTTAATTTTATTGTAGAGACTAAGGATATTCATAAGAAAAGTAGCCTTAGGGATGATGAGAATATGCGGATAGAATCAGCAAGGATATTTTTCAAAGCAATGCAAGAAGATGGTCTTAATGTATCATTTGAAAAGCAGATGAAGAGTGATGATATAGTTACTATGATTAAGAAATTGGTGGATTAAGTGAAGAAGGGGTGGATGGATTGAAGAGAACTGAAATAAAGATAAAAGGGAATATGTTCTCAGGGGTAAAAAAGCAAGGTAAATATATGTCAACTTCAGAAGTAATTAAAAGTTGGGATAATGGTACTACAGAGGTAATTGCTGAAGATATTAATGGGATAGGGTTAAGACCAGCCCAGTTTGGAGCACTGTCTGCAATTAGAGCACATTGGACAGTAAGTAATAAGGATGCTACAGTTGTAATGCCAACTGGAACAGGGAAAACAGAAACGATGATGACTGCCGTAGTAACGGAAAGGATTGAAAGGACCTTGGTTGTAGTTCCTTCTGCCTTATTACGTACCCAGGTATACGATAAATTTAAAACACTTGGAATTTTATATGATATTGGATATTTAAAAGATAGGGTAGTTCCACCTAATGTACTAAAATTAAATAGCAATATTAAGAACTTTGATGAATTTAGAAGGTATATTGAAAAATCAAACATTATAGTTACAACAATGGCACTATTATGTAAGATGCAGGAAGATTATAAAATATATTTATCAGACATGATTGACCTACTTATAGTAGATGAAAGCCATCATATTAGTGCAAAAACATGGATGGAAACAAAATCTTGGTTTTTAAGTAATAAAATAATTCAATTTACTGCAACTCCCTTTAGAGATGATGGTAAAAAAATTGATGGGGATATAATATATAATTTTCCCCTTCATTTGGCACAAAAACAAGGTTATTTTAAAAAAATAGAGTTTGAGCCAGTAGAAGAATTTGATGAGCTTAAAAGTGATAGAGAAATTGCTAAAAGGGCAGTATTTTTACTTCAAAAAGATCTAAGGGATGGATATGAACATTTACTCTTGGTAAGGGCCAAAACTATAGCTAGGGCTGAAGAATTATTTGATAATATCTATAACAGATATTATTCAGAATTTAAGCCTATATTAATAACCAATAGGCAAAGTGCTAAAGAGAAAAAAGAAAGAATGGAACAATTAAAATCTTTGGAATCTAAAATTTTGGTTTGTGTAGATATGTTTGGCGAGGGTATTGATATACCAAACTTAAAAATTGCGGCAATTCATGATAAATACAAGTCTATACCCATTACGCTACAATTTATAGGAAGGTTTGCAAGGACTGCTGAAAAACTGGGAGATGCGAAAATTGTAGCCAATATTGCTGACGATGATATTGTTGATGCAATTGAAGAATTATATGAAAAAGATACTGATTGGAATCAATTATTACCTTTAAAATCTAACGAATATATTGATAAAGAATTATCATTACAAAAGTTAATTAGGGGGTTTAGTTCAGAAGACTTAGAGGATGTAAGCTTATCCCAGTTAAAACCTAAAGTTAGTATGATTGCCTATCGCACAAATGATAAAAAATGGTACTGTGATAGGTGGATTAATATTTTTGACGAAAGTAAATGTAGATACTTTATAAATCGAGATGAAAAAATATTGATTATAATTGAACCTAGAGAGGTTAATATTGGGTGGACTAGTCAGCAAGATATTTTTAATATTGAATGGCATTTATATATAGTATACTGGAACAATGATAAGAATATTGTATTTTTAAACTCAACAGATAAGTCAAAAGGATATAGATTAATTAAAGAAATTTTTGATAATGAACCCATAACCATTAAATCTGAGAATGTATTTAGGAGTTTTTCAGGAATAAATAGACTAATGTTAGGAACTGTAGGTTTGAATTCTGGAATTGATGGACCAGTACGTTATAAGATGTTTGCAGGAATTGATGTGGGAGAAGGAATATCAGAGTCCCAAAAAGCAAATTGTTATAAATCTAATTTATTTGGAAATGGATATAATGGAAATGGGAAAGTTAGTATCGGTGCTTCCCACAAGGGAACCGTATGGTCGAGATGGGTTGAGAGTATTGATTACTGGAAAAATTGGTGTGATCAAACCATTGATAAAATCAATGATGATACAATTAATGTTGGCAAATTACTAGAGGGAGTATTAACACCAAAGCTTATTAGTAAGTTACCAGAATCACATCCTTACAGAATTGATTGGCCATTAGACTTTGATGTAAATATGGATAGAAGGATTATAATAGACACAGGTTTGTATGAAGTACCAATATATGAATTAGATATTAGATTAAAGAGTGTTAACCATAAAAATAATGATATTATTTTTATGGTTAAGGGTGAGCAATTTATAGAAGAATTTCGTTTATCAATATTAAAAGATAATTATTTTATTACAAGTGTATCTAATATGATGACTGAAATAAAGATAGGAAATTCAAAAAAACAATATCTTTATGAATTTTTTAAAGAAGAGCCACCAACGATTTGGTTTGCAGATGGTTCTTCTTTACAAGGAAATATTTTAGTGAGTATTCCCAAAAACCAAATAATAGAATTTCCTGAAAAAAATATTATTAGTTATGACTGGAACTTGCTAGGAGTAGATATAAGGTCAGAATCTCAACTTGATAAAACAACAAATCTTAAGAAGAAAAATTCAATTCAATATAAAGTTATAGAAAAACTAATTGAAGCAAATAAATATACTATCATATTTGATGATGATGGGAGTGGAGAAATAGCAGATATAGTTGCAATTAGTGAAGAAGATAATACTATTACAATGAATTTATTTCACTGTAAGTTTTCCCATGGAGATAAACCAGGGAGTAGGATAAATGATTTATATGAAGTGTGTGGCCAAGCTGAAAAATCTGTTAGTTGGAAACAAAAACCAATCGATTTGATTGACAGAATGAAGTATAGGGAAGTCTCAAGAAATAAGGAAAATAAACCTTCTCGTTTTGAAATTGGAGATCTACATGAATTATCAATAATTAGAAAAAAGATAATGCGACAAAAATCAAATATGAATATTTATATTGTTCAGCCTGGGGTAGATAGCGCTAAAATAACTCCTGATATGAATAGTTTATTAGCTACATCTCATTCATACTGTATGGATACATTTGGCATAGAACTGAAGCTAATATGTTCATAAATAACATTAATAATAGCATGAAATTGGAATCCAATTATCTAGATTATGAAAATTATTAGATAACATATAGGTGGAACTTATTATAGATTATGCATTATTATACAGTAATTGTAAAATACATGAATAAAACTTTTAAAATTGAATAAACTTTAGTTGAATCGATTAATATTTTGTGATATAATTTAAATTACAAAAGATCGATTAAAGACTGCGGGTGATTTACTGCCCTCAGTCTTTCTATTTTATATCGATATTTTATTTCATTTTTATATAAATTACTTATAGAATAAGGGTAACATTTTATTGATTTGGTGAATACTATATGATAAAATGATATTACAAAAGATCGATTAAAGACTGCGGGTGATTTTTCCCCTCAGTCTTTCTACATATTAGGGGTGAAATTGGATGGAAAAACAATTCTCTATATATAGTGAAAGGGTTGAAATTCTTAGAAAACGGAATATGAGTATTGATAATAGTAGTGAAGAGAAAATCCTTTTAAATAAATATAATTATTATAATTTGATTAATGGCTATAAAGACCCCTTTCTATATAAGGGGACAAGCCCAAATGAACGGTATATAACTGGGACACGCCTAAGTGAATTGGAGGCCTTGTTGAAATTTGATACTAGTTTAAGGCTTCTATTTTTAAGAGAAATTTTAAAGATAGAAGAAATTATAAAAAATCAAATAGTTCAGTCGTTTTATCATTATCATTTATATAAAGAACCTGGAAATACTGAAATAGAGCGTGTAAATCTGCATAGGGACAGTGAATATTTAAGAAGGAAATATTATGATCTTACTGATTTATATACTGTCTATACTAACAATAGTTATGGAGTTGTTAGTACTACTGTATCATTTAATCATCCTAGAAGAAATTGTACAAGGTGGGATAGGCAATCTACATATGATAATTATATAGCCACAGTATATAGAACCTTAGGTCAGCAAAGGAAAAATAAAAATGACTCAATTAAATCTTATTTGGAACAACATGGTTATATGCCAATGTGGATTTTAATGAATGTATTAACCTTTGGAAATGTAAGCCATTTATTCACTCTTCAAAAAAGAGATGTGCAAATGGATATAATTAATTCACTAAACTTAAATTCTACCCCATCAATTTCAGATGATTTATTAATTGTTAATACCTCAAGAATTTTACAGATTTTAAGTATATATAGAAATATTTGTGCCCATAATGAAAGATTTTATATTACAAAAATTAAAGTACCTATTGATGATATTTATATGAATTTTGGAAACAAACTTCCTAATACTGTAGATCCTACTTTAGGTAGACGATTAAATGACTCTCAAAGGAAAAAAAGGCTAAATGCAAGGCAAGGGGTCTATTCATTAATTTTTATAATTTCATTATTTATGAATAAAAAGGAATTAAATGATTTTATTATTGAAATTAGAAATGAATTTAAAAAACTTGAGGATAGATTAGGCACTATTCCTATAGATGAAATTGAAAGATTTATGGGCTTAAATTTTGATTGGAGCAGCTTGATTAAGAACTAAAGAGGAAGCTTAATGCTCCCTCTTCTGGTTAATTATAATTTAGTTTGACTTTTTAAACTTTTTATAGCCAATAGAAGGCTAATAGAACTTAAAACTAATAAAAGTATTAATACAAATATAATATATTTAATATTAATATTTCCATTTAAGATAATAAAACGTAGTGCATTAATTACATGGGTAAAAGGATTTAGTTTAACAAGAATAGAGAGTAATCCTCTAATTTCTTCTGTGGGAAATAAAGCACTACTAAGAAAAAATAATGGTAGTACTATGGCATTCATTACAGTCTCATAGATCATTTCATTTGGAAGAGTCAGGCTAATACTATATGAAATAGATGCCATAAAAAAGGCTGTCATAAAGATTAATAGTATTATAGAAATTATACTAGGTAGATTTAAAGGTATGATAATAGAGAATAATAGACTAATTAAGATCATTATTCCCACTTCAAAAAAGGAACATAATACACCTTCTAAAATCTGACCTAATACTATAGAATACCTTTTAACTGGTGCTATTAATATGCGGTAGAAACTTCCATTGTTTTTCATAATATAATTCATCATGCCACTACTACTGCATGTAGCAAAGATTACTAATACAATTAATCCAGGAAGGATAAAGGCTGTATAGTTTTCAATACCAGTATTCTTCATAGTTTCACCTGCAACAGTACTATAGAGAACCAGCCACAAAATAGGCTGCAAAATAGTAATAAATATTGTAAATAGATTATTAAATCTTAATTTTATATTTCTATAAAGTATAGTCATAGTATCCATTAGTTATTCACCTCTAAATCCTTATCAGTTAATTTTAAAAATACATCTTCTAATGAAGGTCTCCCTATTTCAATTCCATAAAAAGGTATATCATTATCTATTAAAAATCTTGTAGTCCTATTTAAATCAAATTTCCCATTATCTGTATCTATTAGAACTTTATCCTCTTTTAAAAATACCTGGGTTTTAGGATGTAATTTTTTTAATTCTTCTATATATTTTTTAGCTTTATCACCTTTAGAAAAACTTATCTTTAAAGTATCCTTGCCTAAAAAGCTACGTAATTCTAGAGGAGTACCTGTAATAATTTCTTTACCATCTTTCATAATACAGATGCTATCACTTAAAATATCAGCCTCTTCAAGATAATGGGTTGTAAGAAAAATAGTTGTATTAAAGTCACTACGAATAGTTTTCATCATATCCCACATAGCCATACGAGACTTAATGTCCATCCCTACAGTTGGCTCATCTAAAAATAAAATCTTAGGATTAGACATCATATTGAGAGCTATATCAAGCCTTCTTTTTACGCCACCAGAATAAGAGGATACAGGATAGCTTCTATATTCTTTAAGTCCAAAACTATCTATAAGTTTATCCATTCTACTAATGGCTATATCTTTTGGAACTTTATATAATCGGCTTTGAAATATCATATTTTCTTCTAGGGATAGATGAGTATCAATAGAAATTTGTTGTGCTACACAGGCTATATTAGATCTTATAGCTATTGGATTTTCATTGATATTTTCATCAAATATTTTAATACTACCAGAATCAGCTTCTAAATACGTTGTAAGTATTTTTATTAAAGTAGATTTACCGGCTCCATTTTCTCCAAGAAGTGAAAAAGTCTCTCCTTCTTTCACTTTTAAGTTAAAATTGTTCAAAGCCTTTACACCATTTTTATATGATTTATTTAAATCTTTTACCTCAATAGCATTCATTACTAATCCTCCAATATAGGAAATTGGATTTCAGTTATATATTTATTAGGATTTCCCCTTAAAATCATTCCAGGTCCTTTTATAAAAACTTCACGAAAAGGTGGAACTATTATTATTTCATTAGAATCAGCATATTTTTTTATAGCTTTATAGCCGTCTAAAAGACTTTTATAAGGGCCAATATGGGTTACACATAGAGCTTTTATTCTAGGTGTTAATTTTATCTCTATTCCATTAGCATTTGGTGTTTCTTCTGTTGGTACACATAATTCCATTTCACCTATTTTAGTCCTATGGTCCATATTTAGATAATTGAAAAATGGTGCACCATTAGTTTTTCCTCTTATAGATTTAAAGACATTTGGGAAAACCTTGTTAGCTTCAGTTACAACTCCACTATATTTCATATAGGCTACTCTTATAGGTTCAATTTCTTTAATTTCAACTTTATAATTCATAAATCAACTCTCCTTTTTATTTATTGATATCCACACTTCAGAGTGACCAGTTGTAGACGAATCTTTTAATATAGTGTATACTTCAACATCAGGAAGCCAACCATATTCATATCCAGAAAAGGGAAGCCATTCAGTATAAAATCTTCTAAACACCTTTTGAATATCTTTTTTAAAATTACCCTCATTTTCAAATACAACCCAATTAGACTTTGGAATAAAGCATTCATACATTCCTGTAGGAGTAGGTTTATCAGTTGGAACCCCAATGTAGTAATGTATATCTTTTGGATTTTTATATACACTAACTCCAAATATGCCCTTTGGTTTTTTATTATTTAAAGAACAAATCTTTTCAAAGATATTACTTTTTAAAGTTTCTTCCCAAAATAAAGGAACTTTTCTCTGATTAGAGTCTATATCTTCTATTAGTGGAGTACGAATACCTACAAGACGAATTTCTTTCTTTTCCTCTATATAGTAGGGCATAGGTTCATCTCCCATAATATTTATAGAAAACTTAATTCTTGGATATGCATTTAATACAGCTCCTTTCTTTTTAGCAGAACTTGGAGTTATATTGTGAACTCCTTTAAAAGCTCTGGTGAAAGAAGTTGGAGAACTATATCCATATTTCAAAGCTATATCTATAATCTTTTCATTTGTTCTTTGCAATTCAAACCCAGCCTGTGTCATTCTACGACGTCTTATATATTCAGATAAGCTAATACCAGCAATATATGAAAACATACGTTGAAAATAAAAGGTGGAACAACAGGCAATATTAGCACATTCATCATAAGATATTTCGCCATCAAGATTCTCTTCTATATAATCTATCGCATCACTTAGATTCTTTAACCAGTCCATTTTCTCACTCCTTAACTATAAGAATACAGCAATAATTTTTATTAAACCTTTCTTTTTATGTCCTCTTTTGTAAACTTTATCTTATTAAAAAATTAGTATCAACCCTTTAATATATTTATTAATCCTATTTCAATTTTTTAACCAGAAGAGAGAGCAAGTTAATGCTCCCTCTTCTGGTTAATTTCAGGTTCCTGCCATTGCATATAAGTCTCCAAATTGGATTTTAAAAAATTAAGCTGGGAGACTTTTTCTTTTTGTTTTTGATAATTCTGATAGGCCTTTTCTTTTAATTGTATTTGTTCTTTTAGATTCTTTTTCAAAACTGGAACAGAAACCAATAGATCCTCAGAAATTGAATCTCCTAATGCTTTTTTAGAAGCTTCAAAAAGGATTATTTCATCAGCATGTCCTTTATAAAAGGATTCTTTATCCTTCGTCATTTGCCAGGCATCATATATAGGTTTTAATCTATTATGGGTTTCTATATTCTTGATTTTCAAACTAATACTAGCAATATTATTTTCAATATTTTTAATATCAGTAGCCATATTTGTTAGTTCTAGATTTACCTTACCTATAGCACCATAGAGTTCATCTCTGGAATTAATTTGATGAATTGCCATCAAGTTTAATGTTTTAGCCATGCTTTTCAAATTATGTTGTTTTGCCCATATTTCATATCCCTTAAATTCTTGGGCCTTTGGGTTATTTTTTAAATCAATTATCCTACCTAAATTAGAATGATTTCTTGGGCTAGTGCCATGAGATTTAGACTTTATAGGATATTTTTCTTTTCTAGATACTCGGTTTTTGATTCTTTTCTTAATATTTTCCTCTGTATAATTTTCACCAATAGTCTTAGCTCTAGTGAATCTTTCCTGCTCCTTTGCTCTGAAGGAGATATATTTACCTTCCTTAATTTCGCATCCCATTTCTTTCATTAATCTGAGAAAATCTTCCCAATCATTAGCTCTTTTAATAGCATTATCAATAGAGTATTGGAGTCGTGCTTTCCAACTTTTTCCCCTTTTTCGTTCATGATATTCTTTATATGACTTACCTTTTTCTTTCCCTTGATTTTCAATAATGGATAGTCCATATTCCGTGCAGAGTTTATCACTAATATTGCGAATTTGATGGTAGGTTTTCTTATTAGAATTATAGGCATAGCCATCAGTAAAGCTGACATTATTAAATAATATATGGTTATGAATATGGCCTTTATCTATATGTGTTGTAAGTATATATTCATATTTTCCCTTGAGGGCCTCATCTATTAACCTTTTTCCAATTTCATGAGCTATCTCAGGTGTTAGTTTATCCTCTGGATTAAAAGATTGAATTAAATGCCTAGCTAAATTCTTAGTAGAACTATTCCATGATTGTCTAGTCATTTCAAATTCTAATGCAGCTGTTTGATGTCCACAGGCATGAGTGGAAATTAGAATTTCTTCGTCAGTTTTTTCAGGATTACAAATATATTCTATGCTTAAATCTAAGGTAGTTTTGATAGGATGGATTTTTGTAATTGCCATAATTCCTTCATCATCTCCTTAATTTCTTCTATATCTTCACTATAGATATTACTTGTGGAATTAACTCGTT includes:
- a CDS encoding relaxase/mobilization nuclease domain-containing protein, with the protein product MAITKIHPIKTTLDLSIEYICNPEKTDEEILISTHACGHQTAALEFEMTRQSWNSSTKNLARHLIQSFNPEDKLTPEIAHEIGKRLIDEALKGKYEYILTTHIDKGHIHNHILFNNVSFTDGYAYNSNKKTYHQIRNISDKLCTEYGLSIIENQGKEKGKSYKEYHERKRGKSWKARLQYSIDNAIKRANDWEDFLRLMKEMGCEIKEGKYISFRAKEQERFTRAKTIGENYTEENIKKRIKNRVSRKEKYPIKSKSHGTSPRNHSNLGRIIDLKNNPKAQEFKGYEIWAKQHNLKSMAKTLNLMAIHQINSRDELYGAIGKVNLELTNMATDIKNIENNIASISLKIKNIETHNRLKPIYDAWQMTKDKESFYKGHADEIILFEASKKALGDSISEDLLVSVPVLKKNLKEQIQLKEKAYQNYQKQKEKVSQLNFLKSNLETYMQWQEPEINQKREH
- a CDS encoding ABC transporter ATP-binding protein, with the protein product MNAIEVKDLNKSYKNGVKALNNFNLKVKEGETFSLLGENGAGKSTLIKILTTYLEADSGSIKIFDENINENPIAIRSNIACVAQQISIDTHLSLEENMIFQSRLYKVPKDIAISRMDKLIDSFGLKEYRSYPVSSYSGGVKRRLDIALNMMSNPKILFLDEPTVGMDIKSRMAMWDMMKTIRSDFNTTIFLTTHYLEEADILSDSICIMKDGKEIITGTPLELRSFLGKDTLKISFSKGDKAKKYIEELKKLHPKTQVFLKEDKVLIDTDNGKFDLNRTTRFLIDNDIPFYGIEIGRPSLEDVFLKLTDKDLEVNN
- a CDS encoding ABC transporter permease — encoded protein: MDTMTILYRNIKLRFNNLFTIFITILQPILWLVLYSTVAGETMKNTGIENYTAFILPGLIVLVIFATCSSSGMMNYIMKNNGSFYRILIAPVKRYSIVLGQILEGVLCSFFEVGIMILISLLFSIIIPLNLPSIISIILLIFMTAFFMASISYSISLTLPNEMIYETVMNAIVLPLFFLSSALFPTEEIRGLLSILVKLNPFTHVINALRFIILNGNINIKYIIFVLILLLVLSSISLLLAIKSLKSQTKL
- a CDS encoding GyrI-like domain-containing protein, which codes for MNYKVEIKEIEPIRVAYMKYSGVVTEANKVFPNVFKSIRGKTNGAPFFNYLNMDHRTKIGEMELCVPTEETPNANGIEIKLTPRIKALCVTHIGPYKSLLDGYKAIKKYADSNEIIIVPPFREVFIKGPGMILRGNPNKYITEIQFPILED
- a CDS encoding Abi family protein, whose protein sequence is MEKQFSIYSERVEILRKRNMSIDNSSEEKILLNKYNYYNLINGYKDPFLYKGTSPNERYITGTRLSELEALLKFDTSLRLLFLREILKIEEIIKNQIVQSFYHYHLYKEPGNTEIERVNLHRDSEYLRRKYYDLTDLYTVYTNNSYGVVSTTVSFNHPRRNCTRWDRQSTYDNYIATVYRTLGQQRKNKNDSIKSYLEQHGYMPMWILMNVLTFGNVSHLFTLQKRDVQMDIINSLNLNSTPSISDDLLIVNTSRILQILSIYRNICAHNERFYITKIKVPIDDIYMNFGNKLPNTVDPTLGRRLNDSQRKKRLNARQGVYSLIFIISLFMNKKELNDFIIEIRNEFKKLEDRLGTIPIDEIERFMGLNFDWSSLIKN
- a CDS encoding AraC family transcriptional regulator, whose translation is MDWLKNLSDAIDYIEENLDGEISYDECANIACCSTFYFQRMFSYIAGISLSEYIRRRRMTQAGFELQRTNEKIIDIALKYGYSSPTSFTRAFKGVHNITPSSAKKKGAVLNAYPRIKFSINIMGDEPMPYYIEEKKEIRLVGIRTPLIEDIDSNQRKVPLFWEETLKSNIFEKICSLNNKKPKGIFGVSVYKNPKDIHYYIGVPTDKPTPTGMYECFIPKSNWVVFENEGNFKKDIQKVFRRFYTEWLPFSGYEYGWLPDVEVYTILKDSSTTGHSEVWISINKKES